GGCGGGGCTTGGGCACGGGCAGGGCCAAACCCTTTCGCTCCAAGACCTCCACCGCGGGCACCAGGGAGAGGTAGGTGAGGGGCACCCCGAGGAGCCGGGCCCTAAGCTCCGCAAGCGGGGGAACGAAGGCCCGGCTCCCCGAGGGAAGCTTGTAGCTCTCGCTCCCCTCCTCCACCACCACCAAAGAGCGGGGGGTGAAGGGGAGGAGGAGCCCGCCGTAGGTGGCGAAGACCACGCCGCGCGGCCTCCGGAAAAACCGCTCCCGGACCGGGCCGGAAAGCCCCCCGTGGTAGGGCGTGGCCTCGGGGAAGTGGGCGAGAAACCGCTCCAAGAGGCTCACCTCGGGGAACAGGACCAGGTGGTCCCCCTCCCCCAAAAGCCCCTTAAGCACCCGCACGCGTTCCAGAAACCGCCCGCCGTTGACCCGCTCGGGCCTCTCGGGGAGGTGGAGGGGCGCCACGTCCACCCCGTCCGCCGGGGGCGGGGCGGCCTCCTCCGGGGACGCGGTGCCGATGTACCCCTCCTGGACGAGGCGACGCACCCGGCCCACCCCCACCCCCGCCGCCCGGGCCAGGGCCGCCTGGCTTTCGGCAAAGCCCAGCTCCCGCAGAACCTGAAGGACGCGGTCCAGCTGGGGATCGGGGTGGGCGGGCTTCAGGGGCACCAGCACCCCCCGCGCCTCCCGGAAGGCGAGCTCCTCCTCCAGCATCCCCGCCTCCCGCAGGAGGTCCAAAAGCTTAGGGTCAAAGCCCCGGGCCTCCCGCCAGTCCACCAGGGCCCCAAGCCCCGGGGGCAGGACCTTCGGGTCCGCCCCCGGGTAGAGGCGGACCCGGTGGCGCAAGGGGGGAAAGGGGGGGAGGAAGTCCGCCAGGACCTGGCCCAGGGGGGCGAAGAGGTAGCGGGCCGCCTCCTCCAAAAAGAGGATCTCCTCCGGGCGCAGGTAGGGGGCGGGGTCCAGGTAGGCGATGGCGTGGCGGAGGCTCAGGGAGGGCCGCCCCCCCTCCCCCACCACCACCCCCACCTGGACCTCCCCCCGAAAAGGGACGGCCACCCGCCGCCCCAAGGCCTCCTCTCCCTCCTGCCCCAAGGGAGGGAAGTAGCTCATGGGCGGAAGCGGCAGGGGAAGGGCCACCTGGAGCACCCGCACAGGCCTAGCATAAGGGGGTGCGGCTCGCCGTGCTCTTCTCGGGCGTGGCCCTCTACAGCGCCCTCTACGCGGTGGTCCCCCTCCTCCCCCTCCTGGAAAGGCTCTTCGGGGCCCCCCCAGGGGCCGCGGGGCCGGGGATGGGGCTTCCCCTCCTCCTCCTCGTCCTCCTCTCCCCCCTGACCCCAAGGCTCCCCCTCCCTCCCGGGGTCCTCCTGGGCGGGGGCCTCCTTTTGGTGGGGACGGGCGGGGTCCTGGGGGCCTTGAGCCCGAGCCTCTTCCTCTGGACCCTGGCCCGGCTCCTCCAGGGGGCGGGGGCGGCCCTCGTCCCCGCCCTGGCCATCGCCCTTCTCCCCCTCCTCTACCCCAGGCGGGCCTGGGAGGTGGCGGGCCTCTACATGGCGGGCAACGTCCTTGGGGGCGGCCTCGGCCGGGTCCTCGCCGGGGTGCTGGCCGAGGGCCTGGGGGTGCGGGAGGCCCTCCTTCTCCTCTCCCTCCCCGCCCTGGCCCTGGGCCTCCTCCTCCTCGGCCTGCCCCGGGGAAAGACGCCCCCCTTAGGGCCCGCCCGCTACGACCTCCGGGCCATTCCCCTGTACGCGGTGGGCGCCGTCCTCCTCTTCCTCAACCTCTTCCTGGCGAACCTCCTCCCCTACCGGCTTTTAGACCTGGGCTACCGCCCGGCAGAGGTGGGGCTCGTGTACCTGGCCTACCTCTTTGGCCTCCCGGGGAGCGCCCTCTCGGGCTTCCTCGCCGCAAGGCTCGGCCCCCGGCGCACCTTCCGCCTGGCCTTCCTCGGCGTCCTCGTGGCCCTAGGCCTCCTCCTCCTTCCCCCGCCCTTCCTGGTGGGGGGCTTCGTCCTCCTCATGGCTTTCCTCTTCACGGCCCAAAGCCTGGCCTCGGGAGCCGCGGGGCAGAGGGGGCCGGGGGTGAGCGGGACCTACGTGGCGGGCTTCTACCTGGGGGGCACCCTGGCGGGCCTCGCCTACCCCCTCTTCCTCCACAGCTTCCCCCTGGCGGTGGGGCTTGGGGCCGCCCTCGCCCTCCTCGCCCTCCTCCTTGCCCCCGTGGAGGCGAAGTAGCATGACCCCATGGAGGTCCACGCCGCCGACCAGTACCTGGTGGCGCCGGGGGAGGCGGGCCTTTTGGAGGTCCACGCCCGCCTTGCCGGAACGGGGCTTTTCCCCCCCTTTCCCCCCGTGGAGCTCCCGGGCGGGGTCGGGGGGCTCGTGGCCCGGGGCGGCTTCGCCCAGACCTTCTTCTTCCCCGCAGAGGTCCTGGGCCTCACCTTCCGCACCCCCAAGGGGCGCCGCGTCCGGGCGGGGGGGGTGGTGGTGAAGAACGTCCAGGGCTACGACCTGGTCCGGCTTTTCGTGGGGAGCTTCGGCCTTCTGGGCCAGGCGGAGGAGGTGGTGCTGCGCCTGCGCCCTGGGCGGGCCCAGGCCTTCCTGCGGCGGCCCTTTTCCGGGAGCTTCCCCCGCCTCTTTCCCACCCCCCGGTTCCTCTTCGCCCTCGAGGACGAGGAAGGCCCGTGGCTCTACGCCTACCACTTCGGCCACCCCAAGGAGGTGGAGAGGTTCCGGGAGGCCTTCGGGGGGGAGGAGGCCCGGCCTTTGGACCTGAGGCCCCGCTTCCCCCGCGGCCTGGGCCTGGGGGAGGGGCCCCTTCGGGACCTGCGCTTCCGCTACCAGGACGGCGGCGCCCCCCCTCCCCCGCCCCCGGCCTTCCTGCGCCTCGCCCGGGTGCTGTAGCCGGGTGGATTTTCCGGGGGGCCCAAGGGGAAGCTTCAGGGAAAAGATCGCCGAGAACCCCCGGGAGATCCGGGACGCCCTGCGGAAGAGAAAGGCCTGACCCTACCCCCCGTACCCCACCGCGGCGAAGGCCGAAGTGGGGGCCCCCATGCCGACCTTCAGACCCAGACCAGGGCAAGCCGGGCCTCCAGGTGGCCCACCTCGAGGCCCCGGTGGTTGCGCACGGGGGGGCGGTCCCAAGGGGTCTTTCCCGGATCCAGGCCCAAGGCCCGGAGGAGGGCCACCACCGCCACCTCCCGGGCCAGGGTGGCCCCGTCCTCCACCTTCAAGGCCACGCCCAAAGGCCCCCGGGGGCCCTCCAGAAGGGCGAGGCCGTAGTACCCGTCCGCGCCCCGTTTGGCCACCACGGGGAGCCGCTCCATGAGGAGGGTGTCCACGCTCCCCGGCCCCGCCACCAGGTCAGGGTGGCGGCGCATGGCCTCCCGCACCCGGAGGAGGGGCGTCCGGTAAGCCTCGGGCGCGCGGCCGGGGTCCGCCAGGAGGAAGAAGGCCCGGGCGGCCCGGGCCAGGGGGAGGGCGAAGGTGGGGACGCTGCACCCGTCGGTGGCGAGCCCGGGCCGGGCCCCGGAGAGGGCCTCCAGGGTGGCCAGGTTGAGGCGCTGGACGGGGTGGTCCGGCAGGTGGTACCCCTCCGTGGGCGCCCCCAGGGCCAGGGCCGCGGCCAGCATCCCGGCGTGCTTCCCCGAGCAGTTGTGGTGCAGGGGGGTGGGGGCAAGGCCCTGGGCCTCGAGGGCCGCCCGCGCCTCCCGGGAGAAGGGGGGGTGGACCCCGCAGACCAGGTGCTCCGGCCCAAGCCCGAGCTTCCCCAGGAAGCGGGCCGCCACCTCCACGTGCCGGGGCGTCCCGTCGTGGCTCGCCGTGGCCAAGGCCACCTCCTCCTCCGTGAGGCCAAAGCGCTCCACCGCCCCCGTGAGGTAAAGGGCCAAGGCCTGGAAGGGCTTGGCGGAGGAGCGCAGGTAGGCCATCCGCCCGGGGTCGCCCCCGTAGGCCACAAGCCCCTCCGGGCCCCAGAGGGCCAGGGAAACGCGGTGCCGGTTTTCCACCAAGGAGCCGCGGTAAACGAGGACCTCGGCGCTCACGCCCCGAGTCTACGCCGGGCCTCCCGCAAAAGCGAGCGCCAGTCCAGGCCCATGAGGGGGCAGGGAAGCCCTTCCAGCCGGGCCTCCGCCTTCCTCAGGTTGCGCAGGCCCGGCCGGCCCAAGCGCCTCTGGTGGAGGGCCGCCGCCAAAAGGATCACCCCCTGGAGGAGGCGGCGCTCCACCCCCCTTGCCTTAAGCCAGTAGGGCTCCAGGACCTCGTGCACCTCGTAATACCGCCCCGCCCGCCACAGGCTAAGGACCTCCTCCCAGTCGGGCACCACGCCCCCAGGTTACCGGGCTATACTCTTCCCATGCGCCTCCTCGCCCTCCTCGTCCTCCTGGGGCCGGCCTTGGCCCTGCGGCTCGCCACCACCACCAGCGTCTACGACTCGGGGCTTCTGGACCGGCTCCTAGGGGCCTTCCTCCGGGAAACGGGGATCCGGGTCCAGGTGCTGGCGGTGGGCACGGGCCAGGCCCTGAGGCTTGCGGAGCGGAAGGACGTGGACGCCGTCTTGGTCCACGCCCCCTCCCTGGAGCGGGAGGCCCTGGCCCGGGGGAGCACCGCCGAGCCCTTCTGCCTGGCCCAAAACGCCTTCCTCCTCGCGGGGCCCGAGGCGGACCCGGCCCGGGTGCGGGAGGCGGGGAGCGTCCTGGAGGCCCTGCGGCGCATCGCGGCCCAAAAGGCCCCCTTCGTCTCCCGCGGGGACCGCTCGGGCACCCACCTCAAGGAGCGGGAGCTCTGGGAAAAGGCGGGCTTGAAGCCCCAGGGCCCCTGGTACCTGGAAAGCGGCGCGGGCATGGGCCAGACCCTGGTCCTGGCGGCGGAGAAGGGGGCCTACACCCTCACCGACCTCGCCACCTTCCTCAACGTGGGGAAGAGGCGGGGCCTGAAGCCCCTCTACGCCCGGGAGGACCCCCTCCTCCTCAACCAGTACGCCTTCCACCTGGTCCCGGGAAGCCCCGGGAAAAGCGAGGCCCAAAGGCTTAGGGCCTTCCTCGCCTCGGAGGAGGCCGCCCGGATCGTGGCGGGCCTCCGGGTGGAGGGCACCCCCCTCTTCACCCCTCTTCGGGGCCGGTGCCTCTTCCCCTTGCGCCCCTAGCCATGCCCCCCGCCGAGGTCCTGGAGATCGCCCTGAGAAGCCTCGCCGTGGCCGGGGGGGCGACCCTCCTCGCCGCCCTCTTCGGGGTGCCCCTCGGCCTCTGGCTCGCCCTAAGGGGGGGCGGAGGGGTCTGGGGTAGGGTCCTCCTCTACTCCGGGCTCGCCCTGCCCTCGGTGGTGGTGGGCCTCCTCTTCTACCTCCTCCTCTCCCGCTCCGGGCCTCTCGGCTTCCTCAACCTCCTCTACACCCCTTGGGCCATGGTGCTGGCGGAGGCGACCCTGGCCTTCCCCCTGATCGCCGCCTTCGTCCTCTCGGGGGCCCGGGGCCGGGTGGAGGAGGTCCGCCTTCTGGTGCGGAGCCTAGGGGGGAAGGAGCGCCACGTCCTCCCCACCCTCCTCGCGGAAAGCCGCCGCACCCTGGCGGCCGCCTTAGCCGCGGGCTTCGGCGGGGCCATCAGCGAGGTGGGGGCGGCCACCCTGGTGGGGGGGGACATCCGCCACCACACCCGCGTCCTCACCACCGCCATCGTGGTGGAGACCCGCATGGGGGAGCTGCACGCGGCCCTGGCCCTGGGGGCGGTCCTCCTCGGCATCGCCCTCTTGGTCACCGCCTTCCTGGTTATCCTGGAGCGGGAGTGATCCTCCAGGCGGAGGACCTGACCCTGGCCTTCCCCGGCTTCCGGCTCCGGGTGCCGCGCCTCGCCCTGGCTCCGGGGGAGGTGCTCGTGGTCCTCGGCCCCTCGGGGAGCGGCAAGACCACCCTCCTCCGCCTCCTCGCGGGCCTTCTCCCCCCGGAGGGGGGGCGCGTGACGGGGGGGCTTAGGGTCTACCTGCCCCAGACCCCGCCCCTCCTCCACCGGAGCGTCCTGGATAACGCCGCCTTCGGCCTCCTCCTCCACGGCGTCCCCCGGGAGGAGGCGCGCAGGCGGGCCCAAGCCCGGCTCAAGGAGGTGGGCCTCGAGGCCCTCGCCCACCGGCCGGCCCGCCGCCTCTCCGCCGGGGAGGCGGCCCGCCTCGCCCTGGCCCGGGCCCTGGCGGTGGAGCCCGAGGTCCTCCTCCTGGACGAGCCCACCGCCAACCTGGACCCGGCAAACGCCCTCCGGGTGGAGGCCCTCCTGCGCCGGGCCGCGGAGGAGGGCCGGGGCGTGGTCCTCGCCACCCACAACCTCTTCCAGGCCCGGCGCCTGGGCCACCGCCTCCTCTTCCTGCACCGGGGAGAGGCGGTGGAGGAAGGCCCCGTGGCCGAGGTCTTCGCCGCCCCCAAGGACCCGAGAACCCAGGCCTTCCTCCGGGGGGAGATGGTCTTCTGATCCCGGCCCCTGCTGGCCCAAGCCAACGTGGGGCCCCAGCAAAAGGTTCGGCTTGGGGGCCAAGGCAAACGGGAAGCGAGGGGAGGACCCGCCTTCGGCTCGGGCGCGAAGCATAATGGGGTATGCGCCCCTTTGTTCTCCTCTTCCTTCTCGGCCTCGCCCTGGGGCAGAGCGCGCCCCTGGAAGCGGTCCTCGTCCTGCGGGAGAACGTCCTCGAGGAGGGGCGGCTCGTGGCCTACACCGGCACCCAGCGCTACCCCGTGGCCTCGGAGGCGGAGCTCCTCCGCCTCCTGGACCGGCTCGCCCGGCCGCCCCGCCCCCCCCGGTTCATCTATCAGGACGGGCGGTGGCGGGGGGTGGAGAAGAAGGGCCTCGCCTTTGACCGGGAAGAGGCCTTAAAGGCCTTCCGCGAGGCCAGAGCGCAGGGAAGAAAGCGCTTCCTCCTCCCGGTGCGCTACACGCCCCCTTCCCCGAGCCTCGAGGACCTCTACGCCCTCGGGGTGCGGGAGCACCTGGCCACGGCGGAGACGGGCTTTTGGGGCTCGAGCCCCGAGCGGGTGCACAACATCCGCCTGGCGGCGAGCCGCTTGGACGGCCTCCTCGTCCCCCCGGGCCCCTTCTCCTTCAACCGGGCCCTGGGGCCCATCGCCCTCGAGACCGGGTTCAAGGAGGCCTACGTCATCGTGGGGGACCGGACGGAAACCGGCGTGGGGGGCGGGGTGTGCCAGGTCTCCACCACCCTCTTCCGGGCCTTCTTCTTCGCCGGCCTTCCCATCCTGGAACGCCACGCCCACAGCTACCAGGTGGCCTACTACAAACCCCCTGGGCTGGACGCCGCCGTGATCCAGCCCTACAAGGACCTCAAGGTCCTGAACGACACCCCCGGGGCCCTCTGGATCCAGGCCTCGGTGCAGGAAGGCCGCCTCCGCTTCCACCTCTTCGGCACCAAGGACCGGGCGGTGGCCTGGGAGGGCCCCTTCATCACGGACCGCAAGCCCCCCCTCCCCCCTCGGGAGATCCCCGACCCCACCCTTCCCCCGGGGGCGCGCAAGCAGGTGGACTTCGCCGCCGAAGGGGCCAAGGTGGTGGTCCGCCGCCGCGTGCGCTACGGGGACGGGCGCGTCCGGGAGGACCAGGTGGTGAGCGTCTACCGCCCCTGGGGGGCGGTCTACCTGGTGGGGCCTAGCCCAGCTCCAGAAGCACCGCCCGCTCCACCGGAAGAAGCCGGTGCGGCTCCGTGACCCGGGCCGCCTCCCCCCGGCGCAGGTGCAGGTACCGGCCCTCGGGCAGGTCCACCACGAGCTCCCCCTCCAGGAGGAGGTAAAAGACCGGCCCCGGCCGCTCCACCCACTCCCTCAAGGTGTAGGCCCTAAGCCCCGGCACCCCCGGGACCTCCACCTGGCCCTCCCGGGCGAGGCGCAGGAGGTGGAGCTTGAAGCTCGCCATCACACCCGGGCCGGCTCCTTCCGGGCCTTGCCCTTGCGCATGCGGAGCTTGAAGAGGGCTCGCCGGGCAAGCCGCGCCGCCTCCTCGGCCAGGGCCTCCCCCCGGGCGAGGGCCTCCACCGCCCGGCGCTCCTCGGGGGAAAGCCCGGGGAGGAAGGGGACGAGCTCCTCCCAGTCCTTAGGGGGGGCGAGGGGGGGCTTGCCCCTCCCCCGGGACCGCCCCTTCTTGGCCTCCTTGGGGGCGGGAAGGAGGCTCGGCTCGTGCTCCGGGCAGGCGGGGTTGAGGCAGAGCGCCTTCTCCCCCTTCTTCGCCAAAGGCCAGCCGCAGGCGGGGCAGGCCTCCTCCAGGAGGGGGTAGAAGGAAAGGAAGTCGCAAGCGTTGTTCTCGCACTTGTAGTAGGGCTTGCCCTTCCGGCTCCGCTTTTCCAGGACCCGGCCCCCGCACTTGGGGCAGGCGTGGTCCGTGGGGGTCCCGTCGTCCCGGGTGTAGTCGCACTCGGGGTAGCCGGAGCAGGCGATGAAGGTGCCGTAGCGGCCCTCCTTCCTGAGGAGGGGGCGGCCGCACTTGGGGCAGGCCTCCCCGATGGGCTCCGCCTCCCGCCTTTCCAGGGGCTCGGTGTAGGTGCACTCCGGGTAGCCCGTGCACCCCAGGAACTGGCCGTAGCGGCTCACCTTGAGCTCCAAGGGCCTGCCGCACCGGGGGCAGGTCTTCTTGGGCACCTGGGCGAGCTCCCCCAAAAAGGGCTCGTAGAACTCCCAGACCACCTTGGGCCAGGGGACGCGCCCCTCCTCCACCTCGTCCAGCCGCTCCTCCATCCGGGCGGTGAACTCGTAGGCCACCACCTGGGGGAACCTTTCCCGCAGGTAGGCGGTGACCTGGCGGCCCAGGGGGGTGGGGAAAAGGGTCCGCCCCTTGCGGGCCACGTACCCCCGCTTTTCCAGGGTCTCGAGGGTGGGGGCGTAGGTGGAGGGGCGGCCGATCCCCAGCTCCTCCATGGTCTTCACCAGGCTGGCGTCGGTGTAGCGGGGCGGGGGCTCGGTGAAGCGCCGCTCCTCCAGGACCTCTTCAAGCCGGGCGGGAACCCCCTCGGGCACCGCGGGGACGGGGGGCTCCTCCTCCTCCTCGGCGTCCCGCCCCCAGGCCCGGAGGTACCCCTCAAAGCGCAACACCGAGCCCGAGGCGCGGAAGGCGTAGCGGCCCTCGAGGTCGGCCAGGGCGACCGCCGTCTGCTCGTAGAGGGCGTCCCGCATCTGGCTCGCCAGGAAGCGGCGCCAGATGAGCTCGTAGAGGCGGTACTCCTCCTCGGAAAGGTAGGGGCGGACGCTTTCCG
This region of Thermus thermophilus genomic DNA includes:
- a CDS encoding primosomal protein N'; protein product: MRVLQVALPLPLPPMSYFPPLGQEGEEALGRRVAVPFRGEVQVGVVVGEGGRPSLSLRHAIAYLDPAPYLRPEEILFLEEAARYLFAPLGQVLADFLPPFPPLRHRVRLYPGADPKVLPPGLGALVDWREARGFDPKLLDLLREAGMLEEELAFREARGVLVPLKPAHPDPQLDRVLQVLRELGFAESQAALARAAGVGVGRVRRLVQEGYIGTASPEEAAPPPADGVDVAPLHLPERPERVNGGRFLERVRVLKGLLGEGDHLVLFPEVSLLERFLAHFPEATPYHGGLSGPVRERFFRRPRGVVFATYGGLLLPFTPRSLVVVEEGSESYKLPSGSRAFVPPLAELRARLLGVPLTYLSLVPAVEVLERKGLALPVPKPRLLLLDLRRERGFPITGRAFALLRQVEERGRQAVVLSARKGYSALLLCQDCGFRPMCPDCALPLRYHREGKGALVCHQCGHREDPPLLCPRCGSPLLAPKGPGVDWIREALAERLSLPVYRYAGDGKDDLTPLLQGRPGVVVGTTALLRGPRLPELALVLLPLADGFLLESDFRAAERYHRLLWALTELRPGRRPLLVLQTFSPEHPVHRALEAGEVEAYLWQEKALREALNYPPRVRMVKLEVRHRKEERAREKAFALLEALRAEAEEGEVLGPAPAPVPRVKGHYVFHLLLRGSTERLARLLALLDRRQFRLDPDPFHFVGLLED
- a CDS encoding MFS transporter → MRLAVLFSGVALYSALYAVVPLLPLLERLFGAPPGAAGPGMGLPLLLLVLLSPLTPRLPLPPGVLLGGGLLLVGTGGVLGALSPSLFLWTLARLLQGAGAALVPALAIALLPLLYPRRAWEVAGLYMAGNVLGGGLGRVLAGVLAEGLGVREALLLLSLPALALGLLLLGLPRGKTPPLGPARYDLRAIPLYAVGAVLLFLNLFLANLLPYRLLDLGYRPAEVGLVYLAYLFGLPGSALSGFLAARLGPRRTFRLAFLGVLVALGLLLLPPPFLVGGFVLLMAFLFTAQSLASGAAGQRGPGVSGTYVAGFYLGGTLAGLAYPLFLHSFPLAVGLGAALALLALLLAPVEAK
- a CDS encoding FAD-binding oxidoreductase; translation: MEVHAADQYLVAPGEAGLLEVHARLAGTGLFPPFPPVELPGGVGGLVARGGFAQTFFFPAEVLGLTFRTPKGRRVRAGGVVVKNVQGYDLVRLFVGSFGLLGQAEEVVLRLRPGRAQAFLRRPFSGSFPRLFPTPRFLFALEDEEGPWLYAYHFGHPKEVERFREAFGGEEARPLDLRPRFPRGLGLGEGPLRDLRFRYQDGGAPPPPPPAFLRLARVL
- a CDS encoding asparaginase; protein product: MSAEVLVYRGSLVENRHRVSLALWGPEGLVAYGGDPGRMAYLRSSAKPFQALALYLTGAVERFGLTEEEVALATASHDGTPRHVEVAARFLGKLGLGPEHLVCGVHPPFSREARAALEAQGLAPTPLHHNCSGKHAGMLAAALALGAPTEGYHLPDHPVQRLNLATLEALSGARPGLATDGCSVPTFALPLARAARAFFLLADPGRAPEAYRTPLLRVREAMRRHPDLVAGPGSVDTLLMERLPVVAKRGADGYYGLALLEGPRGPLGVALKVEDGATLAREVAVVALLRALGLDPGKTPWDRPPVRNHRGLEVGHLEARLALVWV
- a CDS encoding DUF309 domain-containing protein; this encodes MVPDWEEVLSLWRAGRYYEVHEVLEPYWLKARGVERRLLQGVILLAAALHQRRLGRPGLRNLRKAEARLEGLPCPLMGLDWRSLLREARRRLGA
- a CDS encoding substrate-binding domain-containing protein, coding for MRLLALLVLLGPALALRLATTTSVYDSGLLDRLLGAFLRETGIRVQVLAVGTGQALRLAERKDVDAVLVHAPSLEREALARGSTAEPFCLAQNAFLLAGPEADPARVREAGSVLEALRRIAAQKAPFVSRGDRSGTHLKERELWEKAGLKPQGPWYLESGAGMGQTLVLAAEKGAYTLTDLATFLNVGKRRGLKPLYAREDPLLLNQYAFHLVPGSPGKSEAQRLRAFLASEEAARIVAGLRVEGTPLFTPLRGRCLFPLRP
- a CDS encoding ABC transporter permease; this encodes MPPAEVLEIALRSLAVAGGATLLAALFGVPLGLWLALRGGGGVWGRVLLYSGLALPSVVVGLLFYLLLSRSGPLGFLNLLYTPWAMVLAEATLAFPLIAAFVLSGARGRVEEVRLLVRSLGGKERHVLPTLLAESRRTLAAALAAGFGGAISEVGAATLVGGDIRHHTRVLTTAIVVETRMGELHAALALGAVLLGIALLVTAFLVILERE
- a CDS encoding ATP-binding cassette domain-containing protein; amino-acid sequence: MILQAEDLTLAFPGFRLRVPRLALAPGEVLVVLGPSGSGKTTLLRLLAGLLPPEGGRVTGGLRVYLPQTPPLLHRSVLDNAAFGLLLHGVPREEARRRAQARLKEVGLEALAHRPARRLSAGEAARLALARALAVEPEVLLLDEPTANLDPANALRVEALLRRAAEEGRGVVLATHNLFQARRLGHRLLFLHRGEAVEEGPVAEVFAAPKDPRTQAFLRGEMVF
- a CDS encoding VanW family protein — translated: MRPFVLLFLLGLALGQSAPLEAVLVLRENVLEEGRLVAYTGTQRYPVASEAELLRLLDRLARPPRPPRFIYQDGRWRGVEKKGLAFDREEALKAFREARAQGRKRFLLPVRYTPPSPSLEDLYALGVREHLATAETGFWGSSPERVHNIRLAASRLDGLLVPPGPFSFNRALGPIALETGFKEAYVIVGDRTETGVGGGVCQVSTTLFRAFFFAGLPILERHAHSYQVAYYKPPGLDAAVIQPYKDLKVLNDTPGALWIQASVQEGRLRFHLFGTKDRAVAWEGPFITDRKPPLPPREIPDPTLPPGARKQVDFAAEGAKVVVRRRVRYGDGRVREDQVVSVYRPWGAVYLVGPSPAPEAPPAPPEEAGAAP
- the topA gene encoding type I DNA topoisomerase — its product is MPKSAKRRASQPTGAETLVVVESPAKARSIQKMLGPGYEVRASLGHVVDLPERSLGVDVERDFAPTYEVKKDKKPVVEELKRAAKGKRLLIATDPDREGEAIGWHVARLLGRDPKEPIRVEFHEITPRVVRQAVEAPRPIDQNLVDAQQARRVLDRLLGYNLSPLLSLEFRKRALSAGRVQSVALRLVVEREEAIEAFRPEEYWVLRGVFAVEGGEAPLVATLHEVEGRRLWTGQGEKEGRLHLASEAEAHALAEALRKGSYRVARVEVRERRKAPPPPFTTSTLQQAASSRLGYTAARTMRIAQRLYEGVDLPEGTVGLITYMRTDSVRVAPEAVAAAREVIGKAFGPEYLPEAPRVYKNRREGVQDAHEAIRPTDPKRTPESVRPYLSEEEYRLYELIWRRFLASQMRDALYEQTAVALADLEGRYAFRASGSVLRFEGYLRAWGRDAEEEEEPPVPAVPEGVPARLEEVLEERRFTEPPPRYTDASLVKTMEELGIGRPSTYAPTLETLEKRGYVARKGRTLFPTPLGRQVTAYLRERFPQVVAYEFTARMEERLDEVEEGRVPWPKVVWEFYEPFLGELAQVPKKTCPRCGRPLELKVSRYGQFLGCTGYPECTYTEPLERREAEPIGEACPKCGRPLLRKEGRYGTFIACSGYPECDYTRDDGTPTDHACPKCGGRVLEKRSRKGKPYYKCENNACDFLSFYPLLEEACPACGWPLAKKGEKALCLNPACPEHEPSLLPAPKEAKKGRSRGRGKPPLAPPKDWEELVPFLPGLSPEERRAVEALARGEALAEEAARLARRALFKLRMRKGKARKEPARV